The sequence below is a genomic window from Sorangiineae bacterium MSr12523.
GACCAAGGAGGCGCTCGACTTCGTTGTACGCCATGCCACGAAAACCGGCTATCTGGTCGGCAATCGCTTCAGCATTGCCGACCTGACCGCCGCGACGGTGCTTCAACCGACTTGCCTGCCCCCTGAGTACCCGGCGCTGGCGCCGGAGCCGCGCCCCGCGGGCTGGCAGCACTGGTTGAAACGCTGGCAGGATCATCCCGGCCTCGACTACGTGCGGCGCATGTATCGCGATCATCGCGGACAGAGCTGCGCGGTTTCGGAGTGACGGTATCCGTCGGCTTAGCTTACGGCAAGCATTTGCTCGATAATATTTATCGCGATATAGTTATCGCATGGTAGCGATGAAGGATCTCACGCTCGAAGACCAACTCTGCTTCGCGCTCTACGGAGCCAGTGTTGCGGTCCAGCGTGCGTACAAGCCGCTCCTCGATGAGCTGGGGATCACGTACCCGCAATACCTAGCTCTGAGCTCGCTATGGGAAAACGACCGACAGACCGTGGGCTCGATCGCGCGCCGACTCGATCTCGAACCGAGCACGATCACGCCGATCTTGAAACGGCTCGAGCAGGCGGGGTTCGTGACGCGCAAGCGGCAAGCGAATGACGAGAGGCAAGTTGTCGTCCGCCTCACGGCCGCAGGGCGCTCGATGCGCCAGCGCTCGATGTGCCTTCCGATGCGACTTTTCGAAGCCGCCGGTATGCCCCCTAGCCGGCTCATTTCGCTGTTGAAGGAAGTGAAAGCGTTTCGCGAAGCCGTCGCCCGTTCAAGCCGGCGTGATATCCCCGCGGTGCCCCGCGGGCTAACTGCCCCCGTCAACGCTCCGGCGTAACGTGACTGGAGGTGCGCGTTGGT
It includes:
- a CDS encoding MarR family transcriptional regulator, whose translation is MVAMKDLTLEDQLCFALYGASVAVQRAYKPLLDELGITYPQYLALSSLWENDRQTVGSIARRLDLEPSTITPILKRLEQAGFVTRKRQANDERQVVVRLTAAGRSMRQRSMCLPMRLFEAAGMPPSRLISLLKEVKAFREAVARSSRRDIPAVPRGLTAPVNAPA